One genomic window of Bactrocera dorsalis isolate Fly_Bdor chromosome 4, ASM2337382v1, whole genome shotgun sequence includes the following:
- the LOC125778403 gene encoding homeobox protein engrailed-like ceh-16: MLPNTTFPAFGQYYYGNAPPNAYGRYNVYDNIQPTSIYGEDIHQTSSLSPPTTPPLTDNGPYSPATTIATDNRNYSRTVYSREQVAELETEYRICKFATGPRRRQIAERIGVDELKIKVWFKNRRAKDKKRSAIAPSNSEENRLSSVAEILDSLINPNEEASSTSQNSLKRMSSDDFLQVFDDYIHGKSELQPPPLKKPKVEILEQLIFNPTTNCWTRYESLCPM, from the exons atgctTCCCAACACCACGTTTCCAGCATTC ggACAATATTATTATGGTAACGCACCACCAAATGCGTATGGACGGTATAATGTATATGATAATATACAACCAACATCTATCTATGGTGAAGATATACATCAAACTTCTTCACTATCACCGCCTACAACACCTCCACTGACAGATAATGGTCCGTATTCACCGGCTACAACAATTGCAACGGATAACCGCAACTATTCGCGAACAGTATATAGTCGCGAGCAAGTGGCCGAATTGGAGACCGAATATAGAATTTGCAAGTTTGCCACAGGTCCTCGTAGAAGACAAATAGCGGAACGAATAGGCGTGGAtgagttaaaaataaaagtatggtTTAAAAATAGAAGGGCCAAAGATAAGAAGCGTTCGGCGATCGCCCCTTCTAATTCCGAGGAAAACCGGTTGTCTTCTGTTGCAGAAATTTTGGACTCTTTAATTAATCCCAACGAAGAAGCATCATCAACTAgccaaaattcattaaaaaggaTGAGCAGTGACGACTTTCTGCAAGTATTTGATGACTATATTCATGGAAAAAGTGAACTACAACCACCGCCTTTAAAGAAACCTAAAGTGGAAATCTTGGAACAGCTGATATTCAATCCAACTACAAATTGTTGGACTCGATACGAGTCTTTATGTCCGATGTGA